A single Streptomyces sp. 2114.4 DNA region contains:
- a CDS encoding O-methyltransferase: protein MTTPLTGLDDERVRAVLDEIARCAEHHDPDVMKRAYATAADWPQPPTARQAAELCAQAALPVHREVGTFLYQLVRSLRPALVVEFGTSFGASTLYAAAALRDNGGGRIIGSELHPGKADRARGHLQRAGLDAYAEIRTGDARERLAALPGPVDLVLLDGWKELYLPVLKVLEPALRAGSLVVSDNLPMLPPEFTDHVRTAGNGYLSQQLPLGDGIEFSLRLQHAA from the coding sequence ATGACCACCCCACTCACCGGGCTCGACGACGAGCGGGTGCGCGCCGTCCTGGACGAGATCGCCCGCTGTGCCGAGCACCACGATCCGGACGTGATGAAGCGCGCCTACGCCACGGCGGCCGACTGGCCGCAGCCGCCCACCGCCCGGCAGGCCGCCGAGCTGTGTGCCCAGGCCGCGCTGCCCGTGCACCGGGAGGTCGGCACCTTCCTGTACCAGCTCGTACGGAGCCTGCGGCCGGCCCTCGTGGTGGAGTTCGGCACCTCCTTCGGCGCTTCGACGCTCTATGCGGCGGCGGCGCTGCGCGACAATGGCGGCGGCCGCATCATCGGCTCGGAGCTGCACCCCGGCAAGGCCGACCGTGCACGCGGCCACCTGCAGCGGGCGGGGCTCGATGCCTACGCCGAGATCAGGACCGGCGACGCCCGCGAACGGCTCGCCGCGCTTCCCGGTCCGGTCGACCTGGTGCTGCTGGACGGATGGAAGGAGCTCTACCTGCCGGTCCTCAAGGTGCTGGAACCCGCCCTGCGGGCCGGCTCCCTGGTGGTCTCCGACAACCTGCCGATGCTGCCGCCCGAGTTCACCGACCACGTCCGCACCGCCGGCAACGGCTACCTCTCCCAGCAGCTCCCGCTGGGAGACGGCATCGAATTCTCCCTCCGCCTCCAGCACGCAGCATGA
- a CDS encoding nuclear transport factor 2 family protein has product MKPRTPRRTLLRAGLAALPLASVTPAAHAAERTGRLTAADVSAWTEAYLEAWRTKNDTAAVRLFTPDAVYEAVPGVPAQTFRGREAIGRYWRDITAGQSEMTGRHGTPVVTGNRAAVELWVTLRAPAINPDGDHWVTFLETNILLFAPDGRCRRNTEYWNLQTGRLAPPQGWGTA; this is encoded by the coding sequence GTGAAACCCCGAACCCCCCGCCGTACCCTGCTCCGGGCCGGCCTCGCCGCACTGCCCCTGGCGTCGGTGACACCGGCCGCACATGCCGCCGAGCGGACCGGCCGCCTCACCGCCGCCGATGTCTCCGCCTGGACCGAGGCCTATCTGGAGGCCTGGCGGACCAAGAACGACACCGCCGCGGTCCGGCTGTTCACCCCCGACGCCGTGTACGAGGCGGTGCCCGGCGTCCCGGCCCAGACCTTCCGCGGGCGCGAGGCCATCGGCCGCTACTGGCGTGACATCACCGCAGGCCAGAGCGAGATGACCGGCCGTCACGGCACGCCCGTCGTCACCGGGAACCGGGCGGCCGTCGAACTCTGGGTCACACTGCGGGCCCCCGCCATCAACCCCGACGGCGACCACTGGGTCACCTTCCTGGAGACCAACATCCTGCTCTTCGCCCCCGACGGCCGCTGCCGGCGCAACACCGAGTACTGGAACCTCCAGACGGGCCGCCTGGCACCGCCCCAGGGGTGGGGCACTGCATGA
- a CDS encoding TauD/TfdA family dioxygenase has translation MTTIADVRPYGAATGRLVQPAGDRSLGALDPAWVTGLLADAGFLLFRGFHTGLAEFTSFVKAHSSRITLDPARSFHGGEVAQKVDAGTGAVGLHLENGNSPFGPDLTWFLCEKAAARGSQTTVCDGYRVWDAAGDTARAVFGIKDIMYSRRVEEPKWKAFVCHQTEGRKKLDDITFADMKELVGRNVSTTLQLGDDGSLHYAFRTGAARATLFGSRLAWANSIFGPSYHYEAPRITFADGTEIPDELLAEFRRLTTELTEEIDWQDGDLALIDNTRVMHGRREILDTDRTVYNAQSYLDPALTAAARDEKARR, from the coding sequence ATGACCACGATCGCTGACGTCCGGCCCTACGGCGCCGCCACCGGCCGACTCGTGCAACCGGCCGGGGACCGCTCGCTGGGTGCGCTGGACCCCGCCTGGGTCACCGGGCTGCTCGCCGACGCCGGCTTCCTGCTCTTCCGCGGTTTCCACACCGGCCTGGCGGAGTTCACCTCGTTCGTGAAGGCGCACTCCAGCCGGATCACCCTCGACCCGGCGCGCTCCTTCCACGGCGGTGAGGTGGCGCAGAAGGTGGACGCGGGCACCGGCGCCGTCGGCCTCCACCTGGAGAACGGCAACAGCCCCTTCGGCCCCGACCTGACGTGGTTCCTGTGCGAGAAGGCCGCCGCCAGGGGCTCGCAGACCACGGTCTGTGACGGCTACCGCGTCTGGGACGCGGCCGGCGACACGGCCCGCGCGGTCTTCGGCATCAAGGACATCATGTACAGCCGCCGGGTGGAGGAGCCCAAGTGGAAGGCGTTCGTCTGCCACCAGACCGAGGGCCGCAAGAAACTCGACGACATCACCTTCGCCGATATGAAGGAGCTGGTGGGCAGGAACGTGTCCACCACCCTTCAGCTCGGCGACGACGGTTCCCTCCACTACGCGTTCCGCACCGGCGCCGCCCGTGCCACGCTCTTCGGCAGCCGGCTCGCCTGGGCCAACAGCATCTTCGGCCCCTCGTATCACTACGAGGCCCCGCGCATCACCTTCGCCGACGGCACCGAGATACCCGATGAACTCCTCGCCGAATTCCGCCGGCTCACCACCGAACTGACCGAGGAGATCGACTGGCAGGACGGCGATCTGGCGCTGATCGACAACACCCGGGTGATGCACGGCCGACGCGAAATCCTCGACACCGACCGGACCGTCTACAACGCACAGAGCTACCTCGACCCCGCGCTGACGGCCGCGGCGCGGGACGAGAAGGCGCGGCGATGA
- a CDS encoding AMP-binding protein, producing MRAIRESLVRFGESARPMIEVLGEDGTPARTLSYQEVTRRAADLAHRIGRGDGRPLRIGVVCGNTPEFVVADLALIAAHAIEVPVPLAFSAEQAAGLLAETELCLADAAGQERLTQWGRDRVLGPHCTVLPLSTDEPVPSAPLVLPPAGAGRTDWECKVIHTSGTTSRPKGVRIRAAALNELLRSLRSVMPRGAFTRYLSLVPFSLLIEQVTGLYMVLLDGGTLVLMPPGKALVGTAAAAAADALPYVAASRPTAMVATPALVDAFATAADEAAASGRAVAPALFGTPGAPLICCGGAPVHPDLLHRLEEHGLPVHEGYGLSENSSVVSWNTPSARRLGTVGRPLPHVRVKIADDGELLVSSTSLFAGYTRDDPSSLLLDADGWLRTGDLAHLDEEGFLRITGRKKNVIITAAGRNVAPEWVEAQYAQLPFVRAVAVVGDGLTALHGLFLVDGSTGLAAAEAAVREFGEAHLSEVERVAVPHLVVADDHLYRRFFTVTGRPMRAAIRTALTEGTLHDHQGADA from the coding sequence ATGCGGGCCATTAGGGAGAGCCTGGTCAGGTTCGGTGAGTCGGCACGCCCGATGATCGAGGTACTGGGGGAGGACGGCACCCCGGCCCGGACCCTCAGCTACCAGGAGGTCACCCGCCGGGCCGCGGACCTCGCCCACCGGATCGGGCGGGGGGACGGCCGGCCGCTGCGCATCGGTGTGGTCTGCGGCAACACCCCCGAATTCGTGGTCGCCGACCTGGCGCTGATCGCCGCACACGCCATCGAGGTGCCGGTCCCGCTCGCCTTCTCCGCCGAACAGGCCGCCGGCCTGCTGGCGGAGACCGAGCTGTGCCTGGCGGACGCGGCCGGGCAGGAGCGGCTGACGCAGTGGGGGAGGGACCGGGTCCTGGGCCCGCACTGCACGGTGCTGCCGCTGTCCACGGACGAGCCCGTGCCGTCCGCGCCGTTGGTGCTGCCACCGGCCGGCGCCGGCCGGACGGACTGGGAGTGCAAGGTCATCCACACCTCCGGCACCACCTCACGCCCCAAAGGCGTGCGGATCCGGGCGGCGGCGCTGAATGAACTGCTGCGATCGCTGCGGTCGGTGATGCCCCGCGGGGCGTTCACCCGCTACCTCTCCCTCGTCCCGTTCAGCCTGCTCATCGAGCAGGTCACCGGCCTCTACATGGTCCTGCTCGACGGCGGGACGCTCGTCCTGATGCCGCCGGGCAAGGCCCTGGTCGGCACCGCGGCGGCGGCCGCGGCGGACGCCCTGCCGTATGTGGCGGCGTCCCGCCCGACCGCGATGGTCGCCACACCCGCGCTCGTCGATGCCTTCGCCACCGCCGCCGACGAGGCCGCGGCGAGCGGACGGGCGGTGGCACCGGCCCTGTTCGGGACTCCCGGCGCGCCGCTCATCTGCTGCGGCGGTGCGCCCGTGCACCCCGATCTGCTGCACCGCCTGGAGGAGCACGGCCTCCCCGTCCACGAGGGGTACGGCCTCTCCGAGAACAGCTCCGTGGTCAGCTGGAACACCCCGTCCGCCCGCCGCCTGGGCACCGTGGGCCGCCCGCTGCCGCACGTCCGCGTCAAGATCGCCGATGATGGCGAACTCCTGGTCAGCAGCACCTCGCTGTTCGCCGGTTACACCCGCGACGACCCCTCCAGCCTCCTCCTCGACGCCGACGGCTGGCTCCGCACCGGCGACCTCGCCCACCTCGACGAGGAGGGGTTCCTCCGCATCACCGGACGCAAGAAGAACGTCATCATCACCGCGGCGGGCCGCAACGTGGCTCCCGAGTGGGTCGAGGCACAGTACGCCCAACTCCCGTTCGTCCGCGCCGTCGCGGTGGTCGGTGACGGACTCACCGCCCTGCACGGACTCTTCCTCGTCGACGGCTCCACCGGCCTCGCGGCGGCCGAGGCGGCCGTGCGGGAGTTCGGCGAGGCGCACCTCTCCGAAGTGGAGCGGGTCGCCGTACCGCATCTCGTGGTGGCCGACGACCACCTCTACCGCAGGTTCTTCACCGTCACCGGCAGGCCCATGAGGGCAGCCATCCGCACCGCTCTGACCGAGGGAACGCTGCACGACCACCAAGGAGCTGACGCATGA